Proteins co-encoded in one Cytophaga hutchinsonii ATCC 33406 genomic window:
- a CDS encoding Maf-like protein, whose product MFINHLHNTDIILASGSPRRKQLLEDAGINFRIHTKNVEENYPVYLQRSEIPLYLSKIKAHAVKADFPDSLIIAADTIVVQRRDVFNKPGSAEEAKDMLRKLSNNMHEVITGVTICYGEKERSFYDITEVFFKPLSETYINYYIENHKPFDKAGAYGIQEWLGMVGIKKIQGDFYNVMGLPVSKLIDELEKMFNPELELNQINSNRPEEPNKYLYFGI is encoded by the coding sequence GTGTTCATCAACCACCTACACAACACGGACATAATTTTAGCTTCCGGCTCTCCGAGAAGAAAACAATTATTAGAGGATGCGGGAATTAATTTCCGCATCCATACTAAAAACGTTGAAGAAAACTACCCCGTCTATTTACAACGTTCTGAAATCCCTCTATACCTGTCTAAAATCAAAGCACACGCTGTAAAAGCAGACTTCCCTGACAGTCTCATTATTGCAGCGGATACGATTGTTGTACAACGCAGAGATGTGTTCAATAAACCAGGTTCTGCGGAAGAAGCAAAAGACATGCTGCGCAAACTTTCCAACAACATGCATGAAGTAATAACAGGTGTAACCATCTGTTATGGCGAAAAAGAACGTTCATTCTACGACATTACTGAAGTGTTTTTTAAGCCGCTTTCAGAAACTTATATCAATTACTACATTGAAAACCACAAACCGTTTGATAAAGCGGGTGCATACGGTATTCAGGAATGGCTGGGAATGGTTGGAATAAAAAAAATACAGGGAGATTTTTATAACGTAATGGGATTACCTGTTTCAAAATTAATAGACGAACTCGAAAAAATGTTCAATCCTGAACTGGAACTGAACCAAATAAATTCTAACAGACCGGAAGAACCTAATAAATATTTATACTTCGGCATCTGA
- a CDS encoding alpha/beta fold hydrolase yields MTENTNFKSGYSEVNGLKMYYEIHGEGKPLVLIHGGGSTIKTSFGNILPLLLKSRQIIVMELQAHGHTGDRETDLTFEQDADDVAKLLENLQITKADFLGFSNGGHTTIEIALRHKKIVDKILLASAFYKRDAVVPEFWDGFDSATLEMMPKVLQEGYLKANDDEKGLLNMFKKDVQKMKDFKGWTDEQMKSITAKTLIINGNNDVGSIEHAVEMYRILPNCELAILPGGHGTYLGAIESLPNGEWTMKYVAELIEEFFDKH; encoded by the coding sequence ATGACAGAAAATACAAATTTCAAAAGCGGGTATTCCGAAGTGAATGGACTAAAGATGTATTACGAAATTCACGGAGAAGGTAAACCACTTGTTTTAATTCACGGCGGTGGCTCAACTATTAAAACATCATTTGGCAATATACTTCCATTACTTTTAAAAAGCAGACAAATTATTGTAATGGAATTGCAAGCTCACGGACACACTGGTGACAGGGAAACAGACTTGACATTTGAACAAGACGCAGATGACGTCGCTAAACTTTTGGAAAATTTACAAATAACAAAAGCAGACTTTTTAGGCTTTAGCAATGGCGGACATACAACAATTGAAATTGCATTACGACACAAAAAGATTGTTGACAAAATCTTACTAGCTTCAGCATTTTACAAAAGAGATGCTGTTGTTCCAGAGTTTTGGGATGGGTTTGACTCTGCTACACTTGAAATGATGCCGAAGGTTTTGCAAGAAGGTTATTTAAAAGCCAACGATGACGAAAAGGGACTTTTAAATATGTTCAAAAAAGACGTTCAAAAGATGAAAGATTTCAAGGGTTGGACAGACGAACAAATGAAATCCATTACAGCTAAAACATTAATAATTAATGGCAATAACGATGTTGGCAGTATAGAACACGCAGTTGAGATGTATCGGATACTTCCAAATTGCGAATTGGCAATCTTGCCAGGCGGACACGGAACTTATTTAGGTGCAATTGAGTCATTGCCGAACGGCGAGTGGACAATGAAATATGTTGCCGAACTAATTGAAGAGTTTTTTGACAAGCATTAA
- a CDS encoding NAD(P)H-dependent glycerol-3-phosphate dehydrogenase, producing the protein MQKKVDATKIAVIGGGSWATALVKILSEQNVRINWWLKNKKDVDYILQHGKNPNYLSNVPIDTKKVTPTTNVRKALEGASVVIFVVPAAFIGEVLETIPAADLKDKIVVSAIKGMIPSENILVTDLLQKTHAVPSQKICIIAGPCHAEEVALEKRSYLSIAGEDFTAASVVADLLQCGFVKATVVEDLYGVEYCAVMKNVVAIACGIARGLNYGDNFQAVLVSNAMLEIELFVDALSKKERNWNASAYLGDLLVTCYSPYSRNRTLGNMVGRGYSVKAAQVEMNMIAEGYYAVKCVYELNKKLHVQMPITKAVYNILYEKISPSVELRILEDSMC; encoded by the coding sequence ATGCAGAAAAAGGTAGACGCAACAAAAATTGCAGTAATAGGTGGAGGAAGTTGGGCAACCGCACTTGTTAAAATACTTTCAGAACAGAATGTTCGCATCAATTGGTGGTTAAAGAATAAAAAAGATGTTGATTATATTTTACAGCATGGCAAGAACCCCAATTATTTAAGCAATGTCCCGATTGATACAAAAAAAGTTACTCCGACTACAAATGTCAGAAAAGCATTAGAAGGTGCCTCGGTTGTAATTTTTGTTGTGCCCGCAGCTTTTATAGGTGAGGTACTGGAAACAATTCCGGCAGCAGACTTAAAAGATAAAATTGTGGTGTCTGCTATCAAAGGTATGATACCTTCTGAAAATATACTGGTTACAGACCTGTTACAGAAAACACACGCGGTACCTTCTCAGAAGATCTGTATCATCGCGGGGCCTTGCCACGCCGAAGAAGTAGCCTTAGAGAAACGTTCTTATTTATCCATTGCCGGTGAAGATTTTACTGCCGCATCCGTAGTAGCCGATCTGCTTCAGTGCGGTTTTGTTAAAGCAACCGTTGTTGAAGATCTGTATGGCGTAGAATATTGTGCCGTAATGAAAAATGTTGTGGCCATTGCCTGCGGTATTGCAAGAGGATTAAACTACGGAGACAATTTTCAGGCAGTTTTAGTATCTAATGCCATGTTAGAGATCGAATTGTTTGTAGATGCATTAAGTAAAAAGGAGCGGAACTGGAATGCTTCTGCTTACCTGGGAGATTTACTGGTTACCTGTTATTCACCATATAGTCGCAACCGTACCTTAGGAAACATGGTTGGCAGAGGATACTCGGTTAAAGCCGCACAGGTAGAAATGAATATGATTGCAGAAGGGTATTATGCCGTTAAATGTGTGTATGAACTGAATAAAAAGCTGCATGTACAGATGCCGATTACAAAGGCTGTATATAATATTCTATATGAAAAAATTTCACCTTCAGTAGAATTGAGAATTCTTGAAGATTCTATGTGCTAA
- a CDS encoding DMT family transporter, giving the protein MTAIPNSIQKQYLGVFLGVCSAACFSTKAIMVKIAYMYGADTVFILFLRLFFSLPLYIILAVIYSKNADMKITRIQWIWIVLLGFIGYYISSLFDFMGLSYISASLERLILFIYPTLIVVLNTLLFGSKLQRKDYLALVLTYIGIFFIYLGNTESTTENLIKGSILVFACALTYAFYIVGSGRLIPVIGAQRYTAYAMLVSTLSVMIHQGLVNGIPDLTHTSSEILWVGFAMAIIATVIPSLTLAQSIKLIGTEKSSIIATLGPVFTIALANIILKEPFTLRQGIGTAFIITGVWIVGKKDS; this is encoded by the coding sequence ATGACTGCAATACCAAATTCAATTCAAAAACAATATTTAGGTGTATTTTTAGGCGTTTGCAGTGCAGCATGTTTTTCAACCAAAGCCATCATGGTAAAGATTGCCTATATGTATGGGGCTGATACTGTGTTTATTTTATTTCTTCGACTGTTTTTCTCCTTGCCCTTATACATTATTCTTGCTGTTATTTATTCAAAAAATGCAGACATGAAAATTACGCGTATACAATGGATCTGGATTGTACTGCTTGGTTTCATCGGCTATTATATTTCCAGCCTGTTTGATTTCATGGGCCTCTCCTACATCAGCGCATCGCTTGAACGCCTGATCCTGTTTATTTATCCAACCTTAATCGTAGTATTAAACACGTTGCTGTTTGGAAGCAAGCTGCAACGCAAAGATTACCTGGCATTGGTGCTTACCTATATCGGCATCTTTTTTATTTATTTAGGGAATACCGAATCAACAACAGAAAATCTGATCAAAGGCAGCATATTGGTTTTTGCCTGCGCGTTAACGTATGCCTTTTATATTGTAGGCAGCGGACGGTTAATACCGGTAATCGGTGCACAACGGTATACTGCGTATGCCATGCTCGTTTCTACGCTGTCTGTTATGATCCACCAGGGGTTAGTAAACGGTATCCCCGACTTAACACATACATCTTCTGAAATTTTATGGGTCGGTTTTGCCATGGCAATTATTGCTACCGTTATCCCATCGTTAACTCTGGCGCAATCCATCAAATTAATCGGCACCGAAAAATCGTCCATCATAGCTACGTTAGGTCCCGTTTTTACAATTGCACTGGCCAATATTATTCTCAAAGAACCATTTACCCTCCGTCAGGGAATCGGAACCGCTTTTATCATAACCGGTGTGTGGATCGTAGGTAAAAAAGACTCCTGA
- a CDS encoding aminotransferase class I/II-fold pyridoxal phosphate-dependent enzyme has translation MDLFEKLQHDRGPLGKHSNIAHGYFAFPKLEGDIAPHMKFRGKDVLNWSLNNYIGLANHPEVRKADTDGTSQYGLAYPMGARMMSGNSNLIEEFESQLANFMGKEDAMVLNFGYQGIMSIIDALLDRHDIVIYDSESHACIIDGMRMHIGKRLVFPHNDIDNLKTQLERANKMIDPAKGSILVITEGVFGMAGDMGKLKEIVELKKHYSFRLLIDDAHGFGTMGKTGAGAAEEQGVQDEVDIYFSTFAKSMASVGAFVASKENIIEYLRYNTRSQIFAKTLPMALVVGNMKRLELLRTQPQLRDNLWNVVRALQSGLKEKGFNIGNTQSPVTPVYLSGTESEAAQMIIDLRENYGIFCSIVIYPVVPKGVMMLRLIPTAEHTLADVTRTINAFAEIAEKLKQGVYSKSLTNISI, from the coding sequence TTGGATCTGTTTGAGAAATTACAGCACGACAGAGGGCCCTTAGGGAAGCACTCAAATATCGCTCACGGTTATTTTGCATTTCCTAAATTGGAAGGCGATATCGCTCCTCATATGAAATTTAGAGGGAAAGATGTATTAAACTGGAGTTTGAATAACTATATAGGGTTAGCAAATCATCCGGAAGTGCGTAAAGCTGATACAGACGGAACTTCTCAATATGGTTTAGCTTACCCAATGGGTGCGCGTATGATGTCAGGTAACTCTAATTTGATTGAAGAGTTCGAATCACAGCTTGCAAACTTCATGGGTAAAGAAGATGCAATGGTATTGAATTTCGGATACCAAGGTATCATGTCTATCATTGATGCGTTACTGGATCGTCATGATATCGTTATTTACGATTCTGAATCACATGCATGTATCATAGACGGTATGCGTATGCACATCGGAAAGCGTTTGGTTTTCCCGCACAACGATATCGATAACTTAAAAACACAGTTAGAGCGTGCCAATAAAATGATTGACCCTGCTAAAGGTTCAATTCTAGTAATTACTGAAGGCGTATTCGGTATGGCAGGTGATATGGGTAAATTGAAGGAAATTGTTGAATTGAAAAAACACTATTCGTTCCGTTTACTGATAGATGATGCACATGGTTTTGGTACTATGGGTAAAACGGGTGCAGGTGCAGCGGAAGAGCAGGGGGTACAGGATGAAGTGGATATTTACTTCTCTACGTTTGCTAAATCTATGGCGAGTGTAGGTGCATTTGTAGCTTCAAAAGAAAACATTATTGAGTATTTAAGATATAATACACGTTCTCAGATTTTCGCAAAAACATTGCCGATGGCATTGGTTGTCGGAAATATGAAACGTCTGGAATTGCTTCGTACACAACCTCAGTTAAGAGATAATCTTTGGAATGTGGTTCGTGCCTTACAATCAGGCTTAAAAGAAAAAGGGTTTAATATTGGTAATACACAATCACCGGTAACACCTGTATATTTGAGCGGAACGGAATCAGAAGCAGCTCAAATGATCATTGATTTAAGAGAGAATTACGGTATATTCTGTTCGATAGTAATATATCCGGTTGTTCCTAAGGGAGTTATGATGCTTCGTTTAATCCCGACAGCTGAGCATACCCTGGCAGACGTAACAAGAACGATCAATGCTTTTGCTGAAATCGCTGAAAAATTGAAACAAGGCGTTTATAGCAAAAGTTTAACAAACATTTCTATCTAA
- a CDS encoding aminotransferase class IV, translating into MIIYSNGQFIPDSEALFTIDNRAFQYGDGVFETMLYKNNSIRYFSDHFSRLQKSMACMELTNEICSNETELENIIHELIKKNGYGADVRIKLMVHRNWGGLYAPESTNGILTVLVKEHIASNQISKEYVVFSDDVRNHYYKGSMYKLLSSGRYVLAGLEMKRRKANDIIITDIDGNVSECLQANLFWIKNNTIYTPGIETGCIDGVMRKQIQQYCAVTNIEFKTGFYNITELEKSDIVFAGNVAGLTPFAQIEKVKFRTEHELFDKLKKHLT; encoded by the coding sequence ATGATTATATATTCAAACGGACAATTTATACCGGATTCAGAAGCGCTCTTTACTATAGACAATAGAGCCTTCCAATACGGAGATGGTGTCTTTGAAACAATGCTTTATAAAAATAACAGCATTCGATATTTTTCAGATCACTTCTCCAGGCTGCAAAAATCGATGGCCTGCATGGAACTTACCAATGAGATCTGCTCCAACGAAACGGAATTGGAAAACATCATTCATGAACTCATTAAGAAGAACGGATACGGAGCTGACGTTCGCATCAAATTAATGGTGCATAGAAACTGGGGTGGTTTGTATGCGCCTGAATCTACGAATGGTATTCTAACGGTTTTGGTAAAAGAACACATCGCCTCCAATCAGATAAGCAAAGAATATGTAGTCTTTTCGGACGATGTGCGTAATCACTACTATAAAGGCTCTATGTATAAATTGCTGAGTTCGGGCAGGTATGTACTGGCAGGACTTGAAATGAAGCGCCGTAAAGCAAACGACATTATCATTACAGATATTGACGGCAATGTAAGCGAATGCCTTCAGGCAAATCTGTTCTGGATCAAAAACAATACAATCTATACGCCGGGAATTGAAACAGGCTGCATTGACGGCGTTATGCGCAAGCAAATTCAGCAGTATTGTGCTGTAACTAATATTGAATTCAAAACCGGATTTTACAACATCACCGAATTAGAGAAGTCTGATATCGTATTCGCAGGAAATGTTGCGGGTCTTACTCCTTTTGCACAAATAGAAAAAGTAAAATTCAGAACAGAACACGAATTGTTTGATAAGCTTAAAAAGCACTTGACATAA
- the dapA gene encoding 4-hydroxy-tetrahydrodipicolinate synthase, with protein MHTFYGTGTALITPFKKDHSVDYDAFKNLIEFNISSGVDYIVVNGTTAESATTSKEEKAKLLEVALDVNNGRVPVMYGIGGNDTAEVIQRIGSADFKGVDALLSVCPYYNKPSQEGVFQHYKAIAEKCPVPVLAYNVPGRTGINISAKTSIRLSEVKNIFGIKEASGDLVQALEIIKNTPNEFLVISGDDLLAVPTISLGAVGAISVLSNTYPAKFSEMIKAAIQSRFQQATQILARFTEMNPLMYEEGNPVGVKSLLELMGICSSEVRLPLVKASGELIHKIEQAHVKITREYANH; from the coding sequence GTGCACACGTTTTACGGTACAGGAACAGCTCTTATTACTCCGTTTAAAAAAGACCATTCGGTAGATTACGACGCGTTCAAAAACTTAATTGAATTTAACATCTCTTCGGGTGTTGATTATATAGTTGTAAATGGTACTACAGCTGAATCTGCAACTACTTCAAAAGAAGAAAAAGCAAAGCTGCTTGAAGTTGCTCTGGACGTAAATAATGGTCGTGTGCCTGTAATGTATGGCATTGGCGGCAATGACACGGCTGAAGTGATTCAACGCATCGGTTCGGCTGATTTTAAAGGCGTAGATGCATTACTTTCTGTTTGCCCGTACTACAACAAACCTTCTCAGGAAGGCGTTTTTCAGCATTACAAAGCCATTGCCGAAAAATGTCCGGTTCCGGTGTTAGCATACAACGTTCCGGGAAGAACCGGTATTAATATATCTGCTAAAACGTCTATCCGTTTAAGTGAGGTTAAAAACATATTTGGCATTAAAGAAGCAAGCGGCGATTTAGTTCAGGCACTTGAAATCATTAAAAATACGCCAAATGAGTTTTTGGTTATTTCAGGCGACGATCTGTTAGCCGTACCAACCATTTCTCTAGGTGCTGTAGGAGCTATTTCGGTTCTTTCCAATACGTACCCTGCTAAATTTTCAGAAATGATTAAAGCAGCCATACAGTCCCGTTTTCAGCAGGCAACGCAAATCCTTGCCCGATTCACGGAGATGAACCCGTTGATGTACGAAGAAGGCAATCCGGTGGGCGTTAAAAGCTTATTGGAACTTATGGGTATCTGTTCGAGCGAAGTACGTTTACCCTTGGTAAAAGCATCCGGTGAATTAATTCATAAAATTGAACAGGCGCACGTAAAAATTACACGCGAATACGCAAATCATTAA
- a CDS encoding histone H1 yields the protein MNRFEQLKDLIASLEADFVKFYDKQNSAAGTRVRKGMQDLKNIAQDIRKEVQDAKNSAE from the coding sequence ATGAACAGATTTGAACAACTTAAAGACCTTATTGCTTCTTTAGAAGCAGACTTTGTTAAGTTTTATGACAAACAAAATAGTGCTGCTGGTACTAGAGTAAGAAAAGGAATGCAAGATTTGAAAAATATTGCACAAGACATCAGAAAAGAAGTTCAGGATGCTAAAAATTCTGCAGAATAA
- a CDS encoding tetratricopeptide repeat protein encodes MKHSLLFSALLTLVFSVSAQTSNKGKIFNMQGPGAASWDLLEHKALFITSKADHKDLVNITDSIDLPVFKKTFKSYNSSHFLKVDKTLPKLSYESLESAFNAGKYTSSIDEVKVGDVYIAKIRESKSFAWIKITHIEDDGKSKATGGNNNDYIEFEYTVFSNIDTHGTFNEGLELFKKGNFIGAYDKFKAAAVADPNGYEAYYYMGLCKMELGDYPAAITNFDKAIDIKPKYTAAFSKRGMSKSKEGFRDEAIADFTTAIKYDSSYAEAYQNRAHELFLLSRYEESITDYSKVIALQPDNFQAYFGRGQSKAEFGKHVEAIADYNKAIVLYPNFTYAYFYRGFSKSYLDNFSDAIKDFNKAIQLDPNDHPAYFNRAYCKREEGDYEGAIKDYNKCISLKPQYEEAYFQKANTLYMMGDKTAAIKEYDEIVKKFPNESAAYANRGFFNMNIKKDKEAMDDFNKAITLNENNPEAYRYRAVLKSEIKDKEGACADLAKAVALGDQESIVLQKDICKK; translated from the coding sequence ATGAAACATTCATTACTATTTTCAGCTTTATTAACACTTGTTTTTTCTGTTTCTGCCCAAACATCCAATAAAGGAAAAATATTTAATATGCAGGGCCCGGGAGCAGCATCATGGGATTTATTAGAACATAAAGCTTTGTTTATCACATCAAAAGCTGATCATAAAGATTTAGTAAACATTACCGATTCAATTGATTTGCCTGTTTTCAAAAAAACATTCAAATCCTATAATTCTTCTCATTTTTTAAAAGTCGACAAAACATTACCCAAATTATCTTACGAATCACTAGAATCTGCTTTTAATGCAGGAAAATATACATCCAGCATTGATGAGGTTAAGGTAGGTGATGTCTACATCGCTAAAATCAGAGAATCCAAGAGTTTTGCATGGATTAAAATCACACACATTGAAGATGATGGAAAATCAAAAGCAACTGGCGGCAATAACAATGACTACATTGAATTTGAATATACTGTATTTTCAAATATTGATACGCACGGTACTTTCAATGAAGGTTTAGAGTTATTCAAAAAAGGAAATTTTATTGGCGCATATGATAAATTTAAAGCTGCTGCTGTAGCCGATCCAAACGGATATGAAGCGTATTATTATATGGGTTTATGCAAAATGGAACTTGGTGATTATCCTGCAGCAATCACAAATTTTGACAAAGCAATTGATATAAAACCGAAGTACACAGCAGCATTCTCAAAGAGAGGTATGTCTAAAAGCAAAGAAGGTTTTAGAGATGAGGCAATTGCAGATTTTACAACGGCAATCAAATACGATTCTTCTTATGCTGAAGCATATCAAAACCGTGCACACGAATTATTTTTATTAAGCCGTTACGAAGAATCAATCACCGATTATTCAAAAGTGATTGCATTGCAGCCGGATAATTTCCAGGCATATTTTGGCAGAGGACAATCCAAAGCTGAATTTGGCAAGCACGTAGAAGCTATTGCAGATTACAACAAGGCAATTGTTCTGTATCCGAACTTTACATACGCTTACTTTTACAGAGGCTTTTCAAAAAGCTATTTAGATAATTTCAGTGATGCAATAAAAGATTTTAATAAAGCCATACAGCTTGATCCAAACGATCATCCTGCCTATTTCAACAGAGCATACTGCAAACGTGAAGAAGGCGACTACGAAGGTGCTATAAAAGATTACAATAAATGTATTTCATTAAAACCTCAATATGAAGAAGCGTATTTTCAAAAAGCAAATACCTTATACATGATGGGTGATAAAACAGCTGCCATTAAAGAATACGATGAAATTGTTAAAAAATTCCCGAATGAATCTGCAGCCTACGCAAATCGTGGTTTCTTTAATATGAACATCAAAAAAGATAAAGAAGCAATGGATGATTTCAATAAAGCGATCACACTCAATGAAAACAATCCTGAAGCGTACAGATACAGAGCGGTATTAAAAAGTGAAATCAAAGATAAAGAAGGTGCCTGCGCAGACTTAGCAAAAGCTGTTGCACTTGGCGATCAGGAATCTATTGTTTTACAAAAAGATATTTGTAAGAAATAG